The Astyanax mexicanus isolate ESR-SI-001 chromosome 20, AstMex3_surface, whole genome shotgun sequence genome contains a region encoding:
- the LOC111196706 gene encoding uncharacterized protein LOC111196706: MEIVEQEEVNVANSVLVSGLTETETDTELTDYLEQHGYIARVLRIDNPTSAFHKNAIVEFKSSLALSTLKPLLPYTYRSSRQKDVSYKITALASVYMPSATKTDANWFLAEFQKLAAQSRKPLTELLQEQLLLCRETMTCQEDNQTGRIQDSSSSWEAEPTNQVSSAYPQSPTNAQSFPAINSERRSEHNVVLTPEELNPPAIQRVVVEHVVRSGETAAHANAPVRLRVFSGKKPHPNNEVDYETWRNNVELLLQDPAVSDLCRSRRVLDSLLPPAANLVKHLSPQATPRAYLDLLDSAFATVEDGDELFARFLNTLQDAGEKPSEYLQRLYIVLSKVIKQGSLPTSEKNRHLLRQFCRGCWDNGLLADLQLEQKKNNPPSFSELLFHLRMEEDKHIAKEMRMKKHLGNAKFRASSHAVRAETYVSQEEETLSAEVDSLRKQVKDLQGQLKVSKPKPKCPEYSEGAILELRQQVAHLQSQVANMMVPEPQKPIAVLSEMRNKKRDRTVTQETQTSATKESSQRPRPWYCFCCGEDGHTAVSCPADPNPSLVAAKKKQLIEKQHAWDREHSTVNQTISQRTKNPNVTRASVNNQTTQTITYGSLPRGLVGTKCISEVIIDGQKYNCLLDTGSQVTTVSKSFHETHQPALSCKPIGDLLEVEAANGQPVPYSGYVELNITFPKEFLGTVVEVPTLALVVADISKAARPTLLIGTNTLDVLYEKHFEKNQLKHQSPHHGYKMVLKTLEMRHKQTENCTVGTVRLHSNAPKIIPAGQCSILEGSVNHRGADRWVVLESPSTASLPGGLIVTNSLITLPDKFHAKLPVVLRNETDHDITLTPNRVLAELHALQQILPSDALNKNSIDTSPMTASVTGASIKFDFADSPIPAEWRERIECKLRAMPEVFAHHDLDFGHTNQVKHRIKLSDETPFKQRARPIHPQDFDAVKRHLEELLESGVIRESESSFSSPIVVVRKKNGEVRLCVDYRKLNLQTVKDAYALPHLEETFSVLTGSKWFSVLDLKSGYYQIELEEADKHKTAFVCPLGFWEWNRMPQGITNAPSTFQRLMEKCMSDLNLREVIVFLDDLIIFSETLEEHEERLFKVLQRLKEYGLKLSPEKCKFFQKSVRYLGHIVSSDGVKTDPEKIAVLKNWPSPKNLKELRSFLGFAGYYRRFIRDFSKIVKPLNELTAGYAPKRKGCKLTKSQNQYYKPKELFGDRWTENCQEAFDTVIAKLTSAPVLGFANPSLPYILHTDASTVGLGAALYQEQDGHQRVIAYASRGLSKSEARYPAHKLEFLALKWAVTDKFSDYLYGNSFTVITDSNPLTYILTSAKLDAASYRWLSALSTFSFKLQYRPGKHNLDADALSRHPMNTKIDDPSSQKEQDRIRQFTLQHLPELTTNAEASTEVVQAICEARLVCQPSLSASEVEPIPLVGSLSTHPDSLPDAFVLGEHFEGFPVIPMITEVELQQKQRSDPVIREVISSFERGEVPTPSARREMPKLSLMCREWNRLQMKDGILYRRRQLGQNVNFQLVLPEELREMVMKSLHDDMGHLGLERTLDLLRARFYWPQMASDVERKLKTCSRCVLRKAPAERAAPLVNIKATRPLELVCMDFLSLEPDRSNTKDILVITDFFTKYAVAIPTPNQKARTVAKCLWENFIIHYGVPEKLHSDQGPDFESKTIKELCEVM, encoded by the coding sequence ATGGAAATTGTAGAACAGGAAGAAGTTAATGTTGCTAACTCAGTTCTTGTTAGTGGGTTAactgagacagagacagatacagaactaACTGACTATTTAGAGCAGCATGGCTACATTGCAAGGGTACTGCGTATTGATAACCCCACGTCAGCCTTTCACAAAAATGCAATAGTGGAGTTTAAAAGTTCTTTAGCTCTCAGTACTCTAAAACCCTTACTGCCATATACTTACCGTAGTTCAAGGCAAAAAGATGTCTCCTACAAGATAACTGCTTTGGCAAGCGTATACATGCCTTCAGCCACAAAAACTGATGCAAACTGGTTCCTAGCCGAATTCCAAAAGCTAGCAGCACAAAGCAGGAAGCCGTTAACAGAACTTCTACAAGAGCAACTCCTTCTGTGTCGTGAAACAATGACATGTCAAGAAGATAACCAAACTGGCCGAATCCAAGATAGTTCCAGTTCATGGGAGGCAGAACCTACAAATCAAGTGTCATCAGCTTATCCACAGTCACCAACGAATGCTCAGAGCTTCCCAGCGATTAACTCAGAGAGACGATCTGAACATAATGTGGTGCTCACACCAGAGGAATTGAACCCTCCTGCTATTCAACGCGTTGTTGTTGAACATGTTGTAAGGAGTGGAGAAACTGCAGCACATGCAAATGCCCCAGTAAGGCTTAGAGTCTTTTCAGGGAAGAAACCCCATCCTAATAATGAGGTTGACTATGAGACATGGAGAAACAATGTTGAACTACTGTTGCAAGACCCTGCAGTGTCAGACTTGTGTCGATCCAGAAGAGTTCTTGATAGTCTTTTGCCTCCAGCAGCTAATCTAGTAAAGCATCTGAGTCCACAGGCTACTCCAAGAGCTTATCTAGACCTACTTGACTCAGCTTTCGCCACTGTTGAAGACGGTGATGAGCTCTTCGCAAGATTTCTGAATACTCTACAGGATGCTGGTGAAAAGCCGTCCGAATACCTCCAAAGGCTCTACATTGTTTTAAGTAAAGTGATCAAACAAGGCAGTCTACCAACCAGTGAGAAGAACAGGCACCTGTTACGCCAGTTTTGTCGTGGATGTTGGGATAATGGGTTACTTGCTGACCTCCAGCTGGAGCAGAAGAAGAATAACCCACCCTCATTTTCTGAGCTATTGTTCCATCTGCGTATGGAAGAAGATAAGCACATTGCCAAAGAGATGAGAATGAAAAAGCATCTTGGTAATGCAAAGTTTCGTGCCAGCTCCCATGCTGTCAGGGCTGAGACTTATGTTAGCCAAGAAGAAGAAACCCTTAGTGCTGAGGTTGACAGCCTAAGAAAACAAGTCAAAGACTTGCAAGGGCAACTTAAAGTGTCAAAGCCAAAGCCAAAATGCCCTGAGTACTCAGAAGGTGCTATTTTAGAGCTGAGACAACAAGTAGCCCACCTGCAGAGTCAAGTTGCCAACATGATGGTTCCAGAGCCACAGAAACCCATTGCAGTGCTGTCTGAAATGAGAaacaagaaaagagacagaacagTGACACAAGAAACACAGACCAGTGCTACCAAAGAGTCCAGTCAAAGGCCGAGACCATGGTACTGTTTCTGCTGTGGAGAAGACGGACATACTGCTGTATCCTGTCCAGCTGATCCCAACCCTTCCTTAGTGGCTGCTAAAAAGAAGCAGTTAATTGAGAAGCAGCATGCTTGGGACCGTGAACACAGTACAGTGAACCAGACAATCTCACAGAGAACTAAGAACCCTAATGTTACCAGGGCCAGTGTAAACAACCAAACTACTCAGACCATAACATACGGTAGCTTACCAAGAGGTCTAGTAGGGACCAAGTGTATTTCTGAAGTGATCATTGATGGACAGAAATACAACTGCTTGCTTGACACAGGGTCACAGGTGACAACTGTTTCCAAATCCTTTCATGAGACACATCAGCCAGCCCTGAGCTGTAAACCTATTGGTGATCTACTAGAAGTAGAAGCAGCTAATGGACAGCCTGTTCCGTATTCAGGTTATGTAGAATTAAACATCACATTTCCAAAAGAGTTTCTAGGTACAGTTGTGGAAGTTCCTACCTTAGCATTAGTTGTTGCAGACATCAGCAAAGCAGCACGACCCACCTTGCTGATAGGAACCAATACTTTGGATGTCCTGTATGAGAAACATTTTGAGAAGAATCAGTTGAAACATCAGTCACCACATCATGGCTATAAAATGGTCCTGAAAACACTAGAAATGAGACATAAGCAAACTGAAAACTGCACAGTAGGCACGGTAAGGCTTCATAGTAATGCACCCAAAATCATTCCAGCAGGCCAGTGTTCTATTTTAGAAGGATCCGTGAACCACAGAGGTGCTGACCGATGGGTTGTTCTGGAATCACCCTCAACAGCTTCTCTTCCTGGTGGTCTCATTGTGACCAACAGCCTGATTACTCTACCTGACAAGTTTCACGCTAAGCTGCCTGTGGTACTGAGGAACGAGACAGACCATGATATTACCCTAACTCCTAATCGAGTCCTTGCTGAATTGCATGCACTGCAACAAATCCTGCCCAGTGATGCATTGAATAAAAACTCCATTGACACCTCACCTATGACAGCTTCTGTCACAGGTGCAAGTATCAAGTTTGACTTTGCTGATTCACCTATCCCAGCTGAGTGGAGAGAAAGGATAGAGTGCAAACTGAGAGCTATGCCTGAAGTCTTTGCTCACCATGACCTGGACTTTGGACACACAAACCAAGTGAAACATCGCATCAAGTTGTCTGATGAAACTCCTTTCAAACAGCGAGCTAGACCAATACATCCTCAGGACTTTGATGCAGTAAAAAGACATCTAGAAGAGTTGTTAGAGTCTGGAGTAATCAGAGAGTCTGAATCCTCCTTTTCATCCCCTATTGTTGTAGTCAGGAAGAAGAACGGTGAAGTAAGACTCTGTGTAGATTACCGGAAACTCAATCTGCAAACTGTGAAAGATGCATATGCCCTACCTCATTTGGAGGAAACCTTTTCTGTGTTGACAGGATCCAAATGGTTCTCAGTTCTTGATCTGAAGTCAGGGTATTATCAGATTGAGCTAgaagaagcagataaacataaaacagCTTTTGTGTGCCCACTTGGATTCTGGGAATGGAATCGTATGCCGCAGGGGATCACTAACGCCCCAAGTACATTTCAAAGACTCATGGAGAAGTGTATGTCAGACCTCAACCTCCGAGAAGTCATTGTCTTTCTGGACGACCTCATTATCTTCTCAGAAACCTTAGAAGAGCATGAGGAGCGCCTTTTCAAAGTCCTCCAACGACTCAAGGAGTATGGTCTCAAACTATCCCCtgagaaatgtaaatttttccaGAAGTCCGTCCGATACCTTGGACACATTGTATCCAGTGATGGAGTGAAAACTGACCCAGAGAAAATTGCAGTCCTGAAGAACTGGCCGAGTCCCAAGAACCTCAAAGAACTCCGTTCCTTTTTAGGATTTGCAGGGTACTATCGAAGGTTCATCAGAGACTTCTCGAAGATAGTCAAACCGCTGAATGAGCTAACTGCTGGATATGCTCCTAAGAGGAAAGGATGCAAGCTGACCAAAAGTCAGAACCAGTACTACAAGCCAAAAGAACTGTTTGGAGACCGCTGGACGGAAAACTGTCAGGAAGCTTTTGACACTGTCATCGCTAAACTCACTTCAGCCCCTGTCCTGGGATTTGCCAACCCCAGTCTGCCATACATCTTGCACACCGACGCCAGCACCGTTGGCCTTGGAGCTGCCTTATACCAGGAGCAGGACGGGCATCAACGTGTAATAGCATATGCCAGTCGTGGTCTTTCAAAAAGTGAAGCGCGATACCCAGCGCATAAGCTTGAATTCTTGGCCCTCAAGTGGGCTGTAACAGACAAATTTTCTGACTATCTATATGGCAATTCGTTCACAGTGATAACTGACAGCAATCCTCTGACATACATCCTCACTTCAGCGAAGTTGGATGCTGCAAGCTACAGGTGGTTGTCAGCATTGTCCACATTTTCCTTTAAGTTGCAATATAGACCTGGAAAACATAACCTCGATGCAGATGCCCTCTCACGACATCCCATGAATACTAAAATTGATGACCCTTCTTCTCAGAAAGAACAAGACCGAATCAGACAGTTTACACTGCAACACTTACCAGAGCTTACCACTAATGCAGAAGCGAGCACCGAAGTGGTCCAGGCAATCTGCGAAGCTCGGTTAGTATGCCAGCCATCCTTGAGTGCATCAGAAGTCGAACCCATTCCCTTAGTCGGATCCCTGTCTACTCATCCTGATTCTTTACCTGATGCTTTTGTGTTGGGCGAACACTTTGAAGGGTTTCCAGTCATCCCAATGATAACTGAAGTTGAGTTACAACAGAAACAGAGGTCAGACCCTGTTATCAGAGAAGTAATCTCATCTTTTGAAAGGGGAGAGGTGCCAACCCCATCTGCAAGAAGGGAGATGCCAAAACTTTCTCTGATGTGCCGAGAGTGGAATCGGTTACAAATGAAGGACGGAATTTTGTACAGAAGAAGACAACTAGGACAAAATGTCAATTTCCAGCTAGTTCTACCAGAAGAACTAAGAGAGATGGTAATGAAGAGCCTCCATGATGACATGGGCCACCTAGGGTTGGAGCGTACCCTAGATCTTTTAAGAGCACGCTTTTATTGGCCCCAAATGGCATCAGATGTGGAGAGGAAGCTAAAGACATGCAGTCGCTGTGTACTCAGGAAAGCACCAGCTGAAAGAGCCGCACCATTAGTTAACATCAAAGCAACAAGACCCCTAGAATTGGTGTGTATGGACTTCCTGTCATTAGAACCAGATCGCAGCAACACCAAAGACATCCTGGTGATCACAGATTTTTTCACCAAATATGCTGTGGCAATACCTACTCCCAATCAGAAGGCCAGGACTGTGGCGAAGTGCTTATGGGAGAACTTCATAATTCATTATGGTGTTCCTGAAAAGCTGCACAGTGACCAAGGTCCTGACTTTGAGTCCAAAACGATCAAGGAGCTGTGTGAAGTCATGTGA